Genomic DNA from Nonomuraea rubra:
TCGGGGCGCACCGTGCCGGCCGCGGCGGCGAAGTTCACCGGCCCGGGCAGCTCGGCCATGACCTTCCAGCCGCCGACGCTCGACCAGCGCCACAGCTCGTGCGCGCGCTGCTTGGCGGCCTCGGCGTCGGTGTCGTAGGCGAGGGCGAGCTGGCCGTAGACCGGCTTGCCGTCGCCGCCCGCGGCGTTGAACTGCTGCACCACCTCGGGCATCGGGTCGTTGATGACCAGCACGTCGCCGTACTCCGCGGCCAGCTCGGCCGACTGGCCGCCCGAGGCGGCGATGCCGATGGGGACGGGCCGCTCGGGCAGGTCGTACAGCTTGGCCGAGTCCACGTCGAAGAACTCGCCCTGGTGGGTGACGTACTCGCCGCTGAAGAGCTTCCTGATGATCTGGACGGCCTCGGCGAACATGCGGTGCCTGGTGTCCACGGGCGGCCAGCCCTCGCCGATGACGTGCTCGTTGAGGTTCTCGCCCGCGCCCAGGCCGAGGGTGAACCTGCCCTGGCTCAGCACGCCCATGGTGGCCGCCTTCTGCGCCACCACCGCCGGGTGGTAACGCATGATGGGACAGGTCACGTACGTCATCAGCGGCAACTGCTCGGTGACCTGGGCCGCGGCGCCGAGCACCGACCAGCAGTAGGGCGAGTGCCCCATCTCCTCGACCCACGGGAAGTAGTGGTCGGAGATGACGGCGTAGTCGAAGCCGATCCGTTCGGCGGCGGCGGCGTAGTCGACCAGCTCGCGGGCCGGAGTCTGTTCGGACATCAAGGTGTAGCCGATTTGTACCATGCGCCCCGGCTACCCGACTTTGTCCAGCTTAGCTGCCAAGGAGCGGAGATCAATGTTGGCGGCGGTCGCGCAGCTCCTCGACGACCAGGCCGAGCCCGATGCCCAGCAGCCAGACGTCCTTCACGACGCCGATGCCCTGCTGCGTCGGCCGCACGCTGCCCTCGTGGTGCATGCCAGGCGTGCGCAGGTACAGGCCGATCAGTCCCGCCGCGAAGCCCGTCAGCGCGGCCCCGGCCAGCAGCGACGGCACGAACGGCGCCAGCAGGGCGGCGCCGAGCGCGACCTCGCTCCTGGCCAGCAGCCGGGTGAAGAGCTCCGGGTCCATGCGGCGCAGGAAGGGGTAGGCGCCCGCCGCCATGCCGTGCGTGGAGGCGGCCCGCTGCTCGTCGGCGTCGACCAGGTCCACGCCGGAGTTGAGGATGACGGCGGCGGCGGCCAGGCGGGGCGGGAGCTGGTGCGCGCGAGCGAAGATCTTCATGCTTCCTCATTCCGAAATCGGGCTTACGCCCTCCTTCCCCCACATAACGGACCGTCCACTGACAGAGGAAATCTTGAGCCGCCCTTGGTGCCGCGGTTTAGTGTTCAGGGGTGGCATATGGCGCATACCTGAGATACCCGCACCTGCACGGTGACCTGGTCACCTTCGTCGCCGACGACGACGTCTGGCTCGCTCCGCTGACCGGCGGCAGAGCCTGGCGGTTCACCGCCGACCGCGTGGCCGTGTCGCATCCGCGGTTCTCGCCCGACGGCGGCCGGATCGCGTGGACCAGCACGAAGGAGGGCGCTCCCGAGGCGTTCACGGCCGAGCTCGACGGGCCGGAAGGCGAACGGCTGACCCACTGGGGCGACCACACCACCTCCGTACGCGGGTGGACCGCCGGCGGCGACGTGCTCGCGATCACCGCCGCCGGGCAGGCGTCCGACAACCGGCGCTGGGCCCACGCGGTGCCGCTCGACGGCGGGCCGGCCACGCGCCTGCCGTACGGATGGGTCGGCGAGGCGGCCGTCAGCGAGGAGAAGGTCGCCACCGTGTCGGTGGTGTGGCGCGAGCCGTCGCAGTGGAAGCGGTACCGCGGCGGCACGGCGGCCAAGATCTGGGTGGACGCCGAGGGGAACGGCGAGTTCGCCCGGCTGTTCGCCGACAGCACGGCGCAGTACTGGTCGGTGAGCTGGGTCGGAGACCGGATCGTGTTCCTGTCCGACGCCGGCGGCACCGGGAACGTCTACTCCGCCCTGCCCGACGGGTCCGACCTGCGCAGGCACAGCTCGCACGAGGAGTTCTACGCCCGCCACGCCACCAGCGACGGGCAGCGGGTGATCTACAGCCACGCCGGGGACCTGTGGCTGATGGAGAGCCTGGACGCCGAGCCGTACCGGCTGGACGTGCGGCTCGGCGGGCCGCGGCCGGGGCGGGCCAGGCGGCCCGCGCCGCTGCGGGCGGGCGCGTTCTCGCCGGACGCCACCGGGCGGGCCAGCGCGGTGGAGATCAGGGGCACCGCGCACTGGGTGACCCACCGCGATGGGCCCGCCGGCGTGCTGCGGGCCGAGCCCGGCGTGCGCGTACGCCTGCCGCGGGTGCTCGACGCCGACGGCAGGGCCGTGTGGGTCTCGGACGCCGGAGGCGAGGACGGGCTGGAGATCGGCACCCCCGGCGGCGAGGTCAGGACCCTGGCCTCCGGGCGGCTCGGGCGGGTGCTGGAGCTGGCCGCCGCGCCCGACGGCAAGCACGTGGCCGTGGCCACGCACGACGGGCGGCTGCTGGTCATCGACCTCGAGACCGACAACGTTCGGGAGCTGGACAGCACCGACGAGGGCGACGTGAGCGGGCTGGCGTTCTCGCCCGACTCCACGTGGCTGGCCTGGGAGCACCCGCACCACAGGCGGCTGACGCAGATCAGGATGGGCCGGGTGGACGGCACGTCGGTGATCGAGGTGACGCCGCCGAGGTTCGTGGACTACGACCCGGCGTTCACCAAGGACGGCAAGCACCTGGCGTTCCTGTCGGTGCGCACGTTCGACCCCGTGTACGACGCGCACGTCTTCGACCTGTCGTTCCCGCACGGGTGCAAGCCGTACATCGTGCCGCTGAAGGCCGCCACGCCGTCGCCGTTCGACCCCTCGCTGCAGGGGCGCGGGTTCAACGGCGAGGACGACAAGCCGTCCAAGGACGACAAGAAGGACGACGCGCCGCCGCGTACCGAGGTCGACCCCGACGGGCTGGCCGCCCGCGTGGTGCCCGTGCCGGTGCCCGCCGGAAGCTACGGCAACCTGCGTACGGCCAAGGACGCGCTGCTCTGGCTGCGGCACCCGCTCAGCGGCGTGCTCGGCGACGGCAGCGAGCAGAGCTCCGAGACCGTGCTGGAGCGCTACGACCTCAAGAAGCGCGCCAAGGCCGAGCTGGGCAAGGAGATCCGCGCGTTCGAGGTCAGCGGCGACGGCTCCAGGCTCGTCACCAACGGCAAGAACGGCCTGCAGACCCGCGCCGCGAGCGAGGGAGACGAGGTCGTCGCCATCGAGCTCGACCGGATCACCGTCCAGATCGACCCGGTCGCCGAGTGGCGGCAGGGCTTCCGCGAGGCCGGCCGCCTCATGCGCGACCACTTCTGGCGCGAGGACATGAACGGCGTCGACTGGCAGGCCGTGCTCGACCGCTACGAGCCGCTGGTCGCGCGGATCGGCGCCCACTCGGAGCTGATCGACCTGCTCTGGGAGACGCAGGGCGAGCTGGGCACCTCCCACGCCTACGCCGTGCCCAACGGCTCCGGCGTCGACCCCAGGCGCCGCCAGGGGCTGCTCGGCGCCGACCTGGCCAGGGACGGCGACGGGGTCTGGCGGGTCGAGCGCATCCTGCCCGGCGAGTCGTCCGACCACGCCGCCCGCTCGCCGCTGCTCGCGCCCGGCGTCGCGGTCCGCCCCGGTGACGCCATCCTCGCCGTCGGCGGCCGCCCGGTCGATCCCGTACGCGGGCCGCTCCCGCTGCTGGCCGGCACCGCGAACCAGCCCATCGAGCTGACCGTGCGGCACTCCTCAGGCGGCGACGTGCGCCGGGTCGTGGTCAGCCCGATCGCCGACGAGACGCAGCTGCGCTACCACGACTGGGTGGAGGACCGCCGGGCCTACGTCAGGCAGGCGTCGGAGGGCAGGCTGGGATACCTGCACGTGCCCGACATGGTGGCCTCCGGCTGGGCGCAGTTCCACCGCGACCTGCGTACCGAGATGGCCTATGACGGGCTGGTCGTGGACGTGCGGGAGAACAGCGGCGGGCACCTGTCGGAGCTGGTGCTGGAGAAGCTGTCGCGCAAGGTCACCGGCTGGGCGCGGGCCCGCTGGTACCAGCCGATGCGCTACCCCGACGACTCGCCGCGCGGGCCGGTGGTGACGGTCACGGACGAGTTCGCGGGCTCCGACGGCGACATCGTGAGCGCGGGCATCAAGGCCCGCGGGATCGGGCCGCTGGTGGGCACGCGGACGTGGGGCGGGGTGATCGGGATCGACTCGCGCTACTCGCTCGTGGACGGCACCCGCGTCACGCAGCCCCGGTACTCGTTCTGGCTCGACGGGCCGGGGTGGGGGGTGGAGAACCACGGCGTCGATCCCGACATCGAGGTGGTGATCACGCCGCAGGACCGGGTGGCGGGCCGCGACCCGCAGCTCGACAAGGCCATCGAGCTCGCGCTGGCCGCGCTGGACGAGCAGCCGGCCGCCACGCCCCCCGATCTGCCGCCGCTCAACCAGCCAGCCGGCTGAGGATCTCCGCGAGGATGGCCTCGGTGGTGGCGAAGTTGAGCCGTACGCAGCTCTCACCGCCGGGGCCGAACGCCGCGCCGTCGTTCAGCCGTACCCTCGCCTCGCGCTCGAACACCTCCGCCATGCCCGGCCTGCCCACGTCCAGCCAGGCCAGGTACGTCGCCTCCGGGACCCGGTAGCCGAACGTGGCGGGCAGGCGGGAGGCGATGGTGCGCCGGTTGCGGTCGAGCAGCGCCACGGTGTCCGCCAGCCAGGCGTCCCCGTGCCGCCAGGCCGCCACGGTCGCCTCGACGCCGAACACGCTGGGGGAGCCGTACACGAAGGGCGGCTGCGCCTCCAGGGCCTCGCGCGCGCCCTCGTGGCCGAAGTGGGCCACCGAGCAGCGGATGCCGCCCAGGTTGAACGCCTTCGTGGCCGAGGTCAGCGTGACCGTGCGATCCGGGAGGATCGTGGCGAAGGGGATGTGCCGGTGCGGCTCGTACACCAGGTCGGCGTGGATCTCGTCCGCGATGACCAGCAGGTCCTGCCGCTCGGCGTGCTCGGCCAGCTCGGTCAGCTCCCGTTCGGTGAACGCGCGGCCGGTCGGGTTGTGCGGGTTCACCAGCAGGAGCACCCGGCAGCCCGACAGGTCGGGCACCTCGAAGCGCCACGTGTCGCCGTCCGGCTCCATCCGGATGGGGCGCAGCGGGCGGTTCATGACGTTCAGCGTGTCCAGGAACGGGTGGTACGCCGGGACGTGCACCGCCACCCCGTCGCCGGGCTTCGTCCAGAGCTGGAGGAGCACCTGGAGCGCCTGGTTGAGGTCGTTGAACGGGCGGACCAGCCCGGGGTCGGCCTGCCAGCCGAACCTGCCCGCCATGCGCTCGGCGAACGCCTCGGCCAGCGGGCCCGCGTTCTGCTCCAGCAGCCACACCGGGTAGCCCAGGTCGCCGTCGGCCCGGCGGCGCAGGACCTCGGCGACCGCGGGCGCGGTGGGCAGGTCCATGTCGGCCACCCAGGCCGGGATCACCCCCGGCTCGACCGCCGCCCACTTGAGCCCATCATGCGTGGATTTAAGGGTTAAAGGGGTATATGCGTCATTCACTCGGCCATTCTAGGATTCTTGATTGTGATGAGGCGGTGGCGCGGAGTATGGCAGGCTGGGCGGCCATGACGCCCCACCCGAAGATCGACGCGATCGTCGAGACGTACCTCAGCCTGGCCGACGCGGAGGCTCCGGGGCTGGTGGAGGGGCTCTACCTGGAAGGCTCCGCGGCGCTCGGCGACTACCGGCCCGGCACCAGCGACGTCGACTTCGTCGCGGTGACGTCGCAGCCGCCGCCGCCCAGGGTGCTGGAACGCATCCACACCATGCTCGGCGCCCACCCCTTCGACGGCGTCTACCTCACCTGGGACGACCTCGGCCGCGACCCCGCCGAGCTGGGCGAACGCCCGCAGGCGCACGCCGGGCGGCTCAACCGCCGGGGCTCGGTCAACCCCGTCACCTGGCACACGCTGGCCCGCCACGGGCTGACCTGCCGCGGCCCCGAGCCGGAGGACCTGAAGATCTGGAACGATCCCGACGCCCTGGCCGCCTGGACCGATCGCAACCTCGACCTCTACTGGCGCCGCCTGGTGACCCGCGCCTCGCGCCTGCTCACCCCGTGGGGGCTGATCTGCCTCGGCGGGTACGGCGCCGTGTGGCTCGTCACCGGCGTCGCCCGGCTGCACTACACGCTCGCCACCGGCGAGCTCACCTCCAAGTCCGGGGCGGCACGGTACGCGCGCGAGGCCTTCCCCGAGCGCTGGCACCGCGTGGTGGACGAGGCGCTGCGGCTGCGCGAGGAGGAGAGCGCGCTGCCGTCGGCCGGGAGCCTGATCGCCGGGCTCGGCGACCACTTCGGCACGCCGCGGCGCTCGTTGTACGGCTCCCCGTTCGAGCGCAGGCGGGACGTGCTCGGCTTCGCGGACCAGGCGATCTCGGCGGGGCACGCGCTTTACGCCGGGCGCTGATATCGACGGCGCTGATACTGACGGCGCTGATATTGACGGCGCTTGGCTGCTGGGGTACGAATGCGCTCACTGCCGCCCGTCACGGCGCGGTGAAATGTTAACGCTAACATAGCGGAGGGCCGCTGGATGCGTACACGTTTCGTCGGGTTATGCCTGGTGCTGCTGGCCACCGTCCTGATGCCGGTGACGGCCGCGCACGCCGCCGGGCCCGCGCCGCACTACCTGATGACGGCGTTCACCAACGCCAGCGAGTCCAACATGTACGTCTACGACTCCTTCAACGCCGGCACCTACCACCTCATCAGGGCCAACGCCTACAGGCCGCCGTCCGGGCTGATCCGCGACCCCAGCGTGATGCGGCACACGGACGGCCACTACTACCTCGTCTACACCACCAACTGGACCGGCGACACCATCGGCTTCGCCCGCAGCGCCGACACCGTGAGCTGGACGTTCCTGCGCAACGTGACCGTCGGCCTGAACGGCGCCACCGGAAGCACCTGGGCGCCCGAATGGTTCAAGGACTCCGACGGCAGCGTGCACGTGATCTACTCCGCGTCCACGACGGGCACCGCAGGGCAGTTCAGGCCGTACCGGATCACCGCCACCGACAGCACGCTGTCCGCGTGGAGCGCCCCGGTCGCGCTGGGCATCCCGGCCAACTACATCGACAGCTTCGTGGTCAAGACCGGCTCGACGTACCACAACTTCCTCAAGAACGAGACGACCAAGTACATCGAGCACGCCACCGCCACCGCTCTCACCGGGCCTTGGACGTTCACCGGCACGGGGAACTGGGCCGGCTGGGGCTCCGGCCTGGAGGGCCCCGCGCTGACCCGGCTGCCGGACGGCCGCTGGCGGCTCTACTTCGACAACTACACCGGCGGGCGCTACTACTACACCGACAGCGCCGACCTGTCGTCGTTCGGGGCCAAGACCGAGCTGCCCGGCCTGTCCGGGACGGCCAGGCACTTCACCGTGCTGCGCGAGGACGCCGGCGACCCGACCGCCGTGCCCACCGGCAACCGCTCGCTGCGCTCGGCCAACTTCCCCGACCGGTACGTACGCCACCGAGGCGGCCTGGCCTACCTCGACCCGCTGTCGTCCGCCAGCCCGCTCGCCGACCGGCAGTCCGGCACGTTCACCGTCACGGCCGGGCTGGCGCACTCCGGCTGCTACTCGTTCCAGTCCGCCACCCAGCCCGGCTACTACCTGCGGCACTACAACCTGCGGCTGGCGCTGCAGCGTGACGACGGCTCGGCCCTGTTCAAGGGCGACGCCACGTTCTGCGGGCGGGCCGGTCTGGCGGGCGGCGGAACTCTGTCGTTCGAGTCGTACAACCTGCCCGGGCGGTACCTGCGGCACTACAACTACGAGCTGCGGCTGGACCTGCGGGCGTCCGGCTCGGTGTTCGCCGCCGACGCCTCCTACACGGTCACGTCCCCCCTCTCGTAAAGGACAGCCATGCGCCCCTTCCACCGCGGGAGAGCGGTCCTCCTCGTTCTGGCTACGCTGCTCACCGTGACCGCCAATCTCCTGTCGCCCGGTGCCGCCCACGCCTCGCCGGCGGTGCAGTACACCAACCCGCTGGCCGCCCAGCGCGCCGACCCGCACATCTTCCGCCACACCGACGGCTACTACTACTTCACCGCCACCGTCCCCGAGTACGACCGGATCGTGCTGCGCCGCGCCACCACCATCCAGGGCCTGGCCAGCGCGCCGGAGAGCGTCATCTGGCGCAGGCACACCAGCGGCGAGATGGGCGCGCACATCTGGGCACCGGAGATCCACTTCATCAACGGCAAGTGGTACGTGTACTTCGCCGCCGGCCGCGCCGACGACGTCTGGCGCATCCGCATGTACGTCCTGGAGAACGCCGCCGCCAACCCCCTGACCGGCACCTGGACCGAACGCGGCCGCATCGCCACCCCCTGGGACACCTTCTCCCTCGACGCCACCACCTTCGTCGCCGGAGGCGTGCGCTACCTGCTCTGGGCCCAGCAGGAGCCCGGGATCGCGACGAACTCCAACCTGTACATCGCCCGGATGGGCGCGAACCCGTGGACGATCACCGGCCCCACCACCCGCCTGACCGTGCCGGCCCTGGCCTGGGAGACACGCGGGTACAAGGTCGCCGAAGGGCCGTCGGTGCTGCAACGCAACGGGCGGCTCTTCCTGACGTACTCGGCCAGTGCCACGGACGCCAACTACTGCCTCGGCCTTCTCACCGCCTCCGCCACCGCCGACCCCCTCCAGGCCTCGTCCTGGACCAAGAGCCAGAACCCCGTCTTCGCCAGCAACACCGCGACCAGCCAGTACGGGCCAGGACACAACTCCTTCACGATCTCGGAGGACGGGCAGAGCGACCTCCTCGTTTACCACGATCGCTCCTACCGGGACATCTCCGGCGACCCGCTGAACGACCCGAACCGGCGCACGCGCGTCCAGAAGGTGTACTGGCGCGCGGACGGCACTCCCGACTTCGGCATCCCGGTCGCCGACGGGGTCACGCCGGTGCGCCTGATGTCGTACGACACCCCGGGGGCGGCGGTGCGGCACTGGAACTACCGGGCCCGGGTCGAATCCAACGTGACGCCGTTGGCGGACTCGCAGTTCCGGCTCGTGGGCGGGCTGTCGGGGAGTGGGGCGGTGTCGCTGGAGTCGGTGAACTTCCCCGGGTACTACCTGCGGCATCGTAACCACGAGGCCTGGGTGGAGCGGCGGGACGGGTCCGCGTTGTTCGCCGCGGACGCCAGCTTCGTGCGGCGGGGTGGGCTTGCCGGGGCCGGGACCGTGTCGTTGGAGTCGGTGAACTTTCCTGGGTACTACCTGCGGCATCGGGCGGGGGAGGTGTGGGTGGAGCGGGATGACGGGTCGAGCGCGTTCCGGGGGAGCGCGAGCTTCGTCCTGGAGTGACCTGCCGGGCGGGGAGATCGGCCTGACGCGGCCGGGCGGGGCGGTGCGGCCAGGGTGGTCGGCCTGACGCGGCCGGGCGGGCGGCACGGCCGGAGTGGTCGGGCATGAGCGTGGAGTCGGCACGAGCGACGCGGTCAGGCGGGCGCGAGCGGTGCGGTCGGAGGCGAGTGGCTCGGTCAGGCGGGCAGGTCGGTTACCCGGATGGCGATGAGGCCGAACACGTCGCCGATCGTGGTCAGTGCGGCGGCGTGCAGGACGTCCGCGGGGATCGGCGTGCCGTCCGGGCCCGCCAGCGGGCGGGTCGCGCACGCCTCCGCCAC
This window encodes:
- a CDS encoding TIGR03557 family F420-dependent LLM class oxidoreductase → MVQIGYTLMSEQTPARELVDYAAAAERIGFDYAVISDHYFPWVEEMGHSPYCWSVLGAAAQVTEQLPLMTYVTCPIMRYHPAVVAQKAATMGVLSQGRFTLGLGAGENLNEHVIGEGWPPVDTRHRMFAEAVQIIRKLFSGEYVTHQGEFFDVDSAKLYDLPERPVPIGIAASGGQSAELAAEYGDVLVINDPMPEVVQQFNAAGGDGKPVYGQLALAYDTDAEAAKQRAHELWRWSSVGGWKVMAELPGPVNFAAAAGTVRPDDVAQSVPCGSDVDAVVQGVKKFADAGYTHVALVQIGHDQQQPFFDWAEKELLPALRSL
- a CDS encoding S41 family peptidase; this encodes MAYGAYLRYPHLHGDLVTFVADDDVWLAPLTGGRAWRFTADRVAVSHPRFSPDGGRIAWTSTKEGAPEAFTAELDGPEGERLTHWGDHTTSVRGWTAGGDVLAITAAGQASDNRRWAHAVPLDGGPATRLPYGWVGEAAVSEEKVATVSVVWREPSQWKRYRGGTAAKIWVDAEGNGEFARLFADSTAQYWSVSWVGDRIVFLSDAGGTGNVYSALPDGSDLRRHSSHEEFYARHATSDGQRVIYSHAGDLWLMESLDAEPYRLDVRLGGPRPGRARRPAPLRAGAFSPDATGRASAVEIRGTAHWVTHRDGPAGVLRAEPGVRVRLPRVLDADGRAVWVSDAGGEDGLEIGTPGGEVRTLASGRLGRVLELAAAPDGKHVAVATHDGRLLVIDLETDNVRELDSTDEGDVSGLAFSPDSTWLAWEHPHHRRLTQIRMGRVDGTSVIEVTPPRFVDYDPAFTKDGKHLAFLSVRTFDPVYDAHVFDLSFPHGCKPYIVPLKAATPSPFDPSLQGRGFNGEDDKPSKDDKKDDAPPRTEVDPDGLAARVVPVPVPAGSYGNLRTAKDALLWLRHPLSGVLGDGSEQSSETVLERYDLKKRAKAELGKEIRAFEVSGDGSRLVTNGKNGLQTRAASEGDEVVAIELDRITVQIDPVAEWRQGFREAGRLMRDHFWREDMNGVDWQAVLDRYEPLVARIGAHSELIDLLWETQGELGTSHAYAVPNGSGVDPRRRQGLLGADLARDGDGVWRVERILPGESSDHAARSPLLAPGVAVRPGDAILAVGGRPVDPVRGPLPLLAGTANQPIELTVRHSSGGDVRRVVVSPIADETQLRYHDWVEDRRAYVRQASEGRLGYLHVPDMVASGWAQFHRDLRTEMAYDGLVVDVRENSGGHLSELVLEKLSRKVTGWARARWYQPMRYPDDSPRGPVVTVTDEFAGSDGDIVSAGIKARGIGPLVGTRTWGGVIGIDSRYSLVDGTRVTQPRYSFWLDGPGWGVENHGVDPDIEVVITPQDRVAGRDPQLDKAIELALAALDEQPAATPPDLPPLNQPAG
- a CDS encoding MalY/PatB family protein; this encodes MNDAYTPLTLKSTHDGLKWAAVEPGVIPAWVADMDLPTAPAVAEVLRRRADGDLGYPVWLLEQNAGPLAEAFAERMAGRFGWQADPGLVRPFNDLNQALQVLLQLWTKPGDGVAVHVPAYHPFLDTLNVMNRPLRPIRMEPDGDTWRFEVPDLSGCRVLLLVNPHNPTGRAFTERELTELAEHAERQDLLVIADEIHADLVYEPHRHIPFATILPDRTVTLTSATKAFNLGGIRCSVAHFGHEGAREALEAQPPFVYGSPSVFGVEATVAAWRHGDAWLADTVALLDRNRRTIASRLPATFGYRVPEATYLAWLDVGRPGMAEVFEREARVRLNDGAAFGPGGESCVRLNFATTEAILAEILSRLAG
- a CDS encoding nucleotidyltransferase domain-containing protein, with translation MTPHPKIDAIVETYLSLADAEAPGLVEGLYLEGSAALGDYRPGTSDVDFVAVTSQPPPPRVLERIHTMLGAHPFDGVYLTWDDLGRDPAELGERPQAHAGRLNRRGSVNPVTWHTLARHGLTCRGPEPEDLKIWNDPDALAAWTDRNLDLYWRRLVTRASRLLTPWGLICLGGYGAVWLVTGVARLHYTLATGELTSKSGAARYAREAFPERWHRVVDEALRLREEESALPSAGSLIAGLGDHFGTPRRSLYGSPFERRRDVLGFADQAISAGHALYAGR
- a CDS encoding glycoside hydrolase family 43 protein; protein product: MRTRFVGLCLVLLATVLMPVTAAHAAGPAPHYLMTAFTNASESNMYVYDSFNAGTYHLIRANAYRPPSGLIRDPSVMRHTDGHYYLVYTTNWTGDTIGFARSADTVSWTFLRNVTVGLNGATGSTWAPEWFKDSDGSVHVIYSASTTGTAGQFRPYRITATDSTLSAWSAPVALGIPANYIDSFVVKTGSTYHNFLKNETTKYIEHATATALTGPWTFTGTGNWAGWGSGLEGPALTRLPDGRWRLYFDNYTGGRYYYTDSADLSSFGAKTELPGLSGTARHFTVLREDAGDPTAVPTGNRSLRSANFPDRYVRHRGGLAYLDPLSSASPLADRQSGTFTVTAGLAHSGCYSFQSATQPGYYLRHYNLRLALQRDDGSALFKGDATFCGRAGLAGGGTLSFESYNLPGRYLRHYNYELRLDLRASGSVFAADASYTVTSPLS
- a CDS encoding family 43 glycosylhydrolase, which gives rise to MTANLLSPGAAHASPAVQYTNPLAAQRADPHIFRHTDGYYYFTATVPEYDRIVLRRATTIQGLASAPESVIWRRHTSGEMGAHIWAPEIHFINGKWYVYFAAGRADDVWRIRMYVLENAAANPLTGTWTERGRIATPWDTFSLDATTFVAGGVRYLLWAQQEPGIATNSNLYIARMGANPWTITGPTTRLTVPALAWETRGYKVAEGPSVLQRNGRLFLTYSASATDANYCLGLLTASATADPLQASSWTKSQNPVFASNTATSQYGPGHNSFTISEDGQSDLLVYHDRSYRDISGDPLNDPNRRTRVQKVYWRADGTPDFGIPVADGVTPVRLMSYDTPGAAVRHWNYRARVESNVTPLADSQFRLVGGLSGSGAVSLESVNFPGYYLRHRNHEAWVERRDGSALFAADASFVRRGGLAGAGTVSLESVNFPGYYLRHRAGEVWVERDDGSSAFRGSASFVLE